CGAGTTCACGGCCGAGGTGGTCGCGTCGGCCACCGGCGACTTCCGGTTCTTCGCCGCGCCGGGATCCTGGACGGTGCGCGCGCTGTCGGCGGCCGGCAACGGCGACGCCGTGGTGACGCCGTCCGGCGCGGGCATCCACGAGGTGGACGTCAAGGTCGCCTGAGCGACCCTTTCGCCGAACGTCGACGTGTTCGGCGATATTGCGAGGGTCAGCCCGACAAGTCGACGCTCGGCACCCGCGAATAGACTCATCCTCGTGGTGCTCTTCTTCGAGATCCTGCTGGTCGTGGCGGTCGTGCTGATCTCATGGTTCGCGCTGTACACGCTCTACCGGCTCATCACCGACGAGTCGTGACCCCCGACGAGGACCCTGACGGACCGGTGGGTTCTGCGGCCTCCGGCGACCGTGCGGTGGCCGGGATGTTTCAAGCCGCCGAACGCGCCAAGGTGACCGCCTCCCGCAACATCCCCGCCTTCGACGATCTGCCGGTTCCCGCCGACACCGCGAACCTGCGCGAGGGCGCCAACCTCAACGACGCGCTGCTGGCGTTGCTGCCCCTCGTCGGCGTGTGGCGCGGCGAGGGTGAGGGCCGCGGGCACGACGGCGACTACCGGTTCGGCCAACAGATCGTGGTCTCGCACGACGGCGGCGACTATCTGAACTGGGAAGCCCGGTCCTGGCGGCTCGACGACAGGGGCGATTACCAGGAACCCGGCCTACGCGAGGCCGGCTTCTGGCGTTTTGTCCGCGATCCCGACGATCCGACCGAGTCACAGGCCATCGAGTTGCTGTTGGCCCATTCGGCCGGCTATATCGAGTTGTTCTACGGGCGGCCACGCACCCAGTCGTCGTGGGAGTTGGTGACCGACGCGCTGGCCCGCAGCCGCTCGGGCCTGCTGGTCGGCGGCGCCAAGCGGCTCTACGGCATCGTCGAAGGCGGCGACCTGGCCTACGTCGAGGAACGGGTGGACGCCGACGGCGGCCTGGTTCCGCACCTGTCGGCGCGGTTGTCGCGCTTCGCCGGATAGCGGCCGGCGGGAGGTCGGCCGATGCGTGGCCAGCGGACACCCTCGCCCATATTGCGATGGGCCGTGTCGGCGGCCGTACTGCTGCTGATCGGTTACCTGGCCGTCTTGGCGCTACAGCCCTCCCTCATCGACGCGCTGCCGCCCTGGCTCGGGTGGTTCGGCCGGCCCGGGTCCATGTCGACGCTTGCCATCGTGGTGGCCGCGCTGATCGCGGCGTGTGTGCTGACCTTCCGATCCAACGCCAGTCACCGGCTGGTGGGCGTCTCGTTCACCGTCATCGCCGTCCTCATCACCATGAGCGCGGTGCTGGGCCTCAGCTCGTACTGGGGATGCCACGACGCGAACCATCCGGCGTTCTTCACCCCGCTGATGGCGACGGCTCAGTTGGTCAAAGGCAGCACCAGCGACTTTTCCGTGGGCGGGCGCACCTGCCCGAATCCGACCCCGGTCGGGCTGGAACTGGCGAGGATAGTGGCGCTGGCGGCGATCTTCACCGGCCTGGGCGGTGTCGTGGTCGGGGTCTTCCGCTCCCAGGTGGATCGGCTGCGGGCCAACCTCGCCGATCACGTCACCGCCATCGTGGGCATCGACGACGACAGCCAATCGATGATCAGCGCGGTCGCGCGGACGCTGGACCGGCGCAGCACGTTGGTCGTCATTACCGGTGCCGGCGACGACCGCGTCCAGCGGGCCCGCAGGCAGGGTGCCCGGGTGGTGCTGGTGGACTTCAATACCCCGTCCACCCTGGTGTCGCTGCGGCTGTGGCGCCATCTCGGCCGGCTCTATCTGATGGCGCGCGACCCGGCGATCAACCTGTTGTGGCTGGACCTCATCGGTCGTCGACTCTCCGAATTGGACCACAGGCAGCGACTGCCCCTCATCGTGCGGATCGACGACCCCTGGCTGGCCGAAGCGTGGCGCGCTCAGCAGTTCGGCGGGTCCGACACCCGCTGGGCGGCCGACGTCGTCGGCAAGTACGAGGTGACCGCCGGCAGGCTACTCGACGGCATCATCGCGGCCGGGCGAACAAAGCGTGTATTCGTCTGCGGCACTTCGCAATTGACCCTGGCCCTCTGCGCGGACCTGACCCGACGCACCCTGGAACGCGACTTCTACACCCCGCCCGATGCGGTCCCGTTACCCGCGCTCACGCTGGTCGCGGGGGACGCCGAGGAGCACTTGCGGGATCACGAGTTTCACCGTCAGCAAGCCGGCTTCCTGTCGGAGGGACCGAAGATCGATGCCGTGCCGGAGGCGCCGACGGTACCCACCATCCTGCGGTTGATCGGCGATGCTGACCCCGCAACCACCGCGGTGATCTTGGTGGACACCGTTGCCGCGACGACCGGCACCAGGCTGGCCGCCCGCTTCCCCGACCTGCCGGTCTACGCCTCGGACCTCAACACCAACATCGCCGACGACGCGATCCGGGTCGTCGGCCTGATGCAGTCCTATTCCCTGGTGCTGGACACCCGCGAGGGCCAGGTTCAGGATGCCTGGGAACGAGCGGCGAGGCTGATCCACGAGCGTTACGTCGCCACGCTCGACCCCCAAGCGCCGCGCTCCCCCGCCGCGATGCCGTGGGCCGAGCTCAGCGAGTTCTACCGCGGTTCGAACCGACGTCAGGTCCGCAACGCGCTGTGGATGGTTGAGCAGATCGCGGGGCATACCTGGAACACCTGGGGCAGCCCGCCGGCACAGCTGTCCGGGCGCGACATGGCCGATTCGCCGCCACTGAAACAACTCGCCCTGATGGGCTTCGACCACCATTCGGCGATGAGCATGGCGCGGGCGGAACACGAGGACTGGTGCCACTACTACCGCCGCAACGGCTGGAAGCACGGTCCGACCCGCGACGACTCGCGCAAGATCCACGACAAGCTGGTCGACTGGTCCGTGGTCGAGAGCAATCCGGATTTACTCAACGCGGCGGTGCGCAGTTTGGCGGCCACTTTGTGGAGCCTGCGGCAGCTCGGCTACCGTTCGCGTCCGCTGTGGCAAACCTTCACCCGAGTCGGGACGGTCGCCGCGGAGCAACGACACGCGCCGTGGACCTGGAAGTCGGATTCGGGACACACCATGCGCGCCGACGCCGGTGATTGGGCGGTGCGAGAGGACGGGAAGGTGTGGTCGGTGCGCGACGGCATCTTCCGGGAGACATACGAGCCGGCCTCCGACGGGCGGTGGCGCAGAAAGGGACTGGTCCAGGCGCGCCCGGCGCGCCCGGGTGAGGCCGTCAACACGTTGGAGGGCGCCGCGACCGCGGCGGACGGCGACTGGGTGGTGCGGGGATCCAACGGCGAGCAATGGCCGGTCCCCGGCGACGAGTTCGCGCGCCGCTATGCCGAATTTCGTCCACCCGACGAAGCCCACGCCAGCGACTCAAACGACGTGGTGAATGCCCATCCCGACAGGGGCGAACACTGATACGGTATCGGCGCACAGTCCGGCATCGGGGTATGCCTGGTGTTCGCTCCGCCCTCACTTCTAGGAGACCGCGATGGCGCTGTTCATCAGCTACTCAAGCCAGGACAGGTCGACAGTCGACGCTTTGACGGCCGCCCTGCGGCGCGGCCAACAACAGGTCTGGTTCGACCAAGAACTGGGCGGCGGCGACGCGTGGTGGAACAAGATCCTCGAGCAGATCCGCTCGTGCGACGTGTTCATCGTGGCGCTGTCGAATAACTGGCTGCAGTCCAAGCCCAGTCAGTCCGAGCTGCGCTACGCGCAGGCTCTGAACCGGCCGATCCTTCCGGTTCGGATCGGCGACATCGACAGCATGCGCGTGAATCCCCTTGCCGCGTTGCAGATAATCGACTACCAGAACCCGACCGTCGACGCCGGCATCCAGCTGGTCACCGCCGTGCACTCGCTGCAGGCCAAACCCCAGCCGGTGCCATTCGGCTACATAACGCGGTTGGGCAACACCCTCGCCGAAAAGGAACTCAGCCCGCAGCAGCAGACGCAATTGTTGATCGAGCTCAGACAGGGGCTCGACGAGGACGGCGAAGACCCCAGCGCCCGAAGCGATATCGCCCAGCTGCTGCGCATGCTGCGCCTTCGACACGATGTCACCTACCGCACCCGAACCGAGATCGACAACGTGCTGGCGTCGATCGAGGCGACCGAAGCGGGATCGTCGGCAGGTGCATCGGCAGCGCCCGAAGCCCAGGCACAGACGCCGACGGGCCCGACGCAAGCGGGTGCCCAAACCGTCAGCCAGCGGCCGGCCCGGCCGTCGTCAACCGCCGCGGCTGGCGCCGGCGCAGCCAAGGACGGCGGAATCAACAAGCGGTTGATCATCATCGGCGGGGCCGCGCTGGCGGTCATCGCCGTAATCGCCATCGTCGCGGTGCTAGCTACTCAGGGCGGCAAGTCCAAACCGGCTCCGACGGCGGCCGCCCCGAACACCAACCCAAACGCCGTCAACCTGGGCTCGTACCTGCTCGGTCCCACGGATATCGGCACGGTCGTCGCCGACCCCAATATGGTGGTCTCCGATAAGACGAGCGGGATGCGCAACCCCCGGTGGACGTTGTCCAACCCGGACTGCATGGGCGCCTACGAGCCCATCGCGGATGCCGCGTACAAGGCGAGCGGCTACAGCGCGGTCGCAGGCCAGGCCGTGCATACGGCCGGAGAAGACCCAACCCACCGGGTCTTCGAATCCGTCGTAGCCTTTCCGTCGGCCGACAAAGCCGGCGCATTCGTCCAGACATCCGCGGACAAGTGGAAAGCCTGCGCGGGACAACCGGTCACGCTGACCGTCAACGGCAAGAGCACCGGATGGACGTTCGGCGACGTCACGGGAACCGTGCCGAGGATTGCGCAACGGCGAACACAGACGGAAGGCACCCGGATCTGCCACCATGTGTTGCGCGCGGCGTCCGATGTGGTCATCGACGTGCTGGTGTGCGGACCGGATGTCGAGACGGGTCAAGCGGGCCGGATCGCCGAGCAGATCTCCGCCAAGGTGGGGCAATAGCACCGCCTGACATGGAGCGGCCCCCGAGCGAAACTCCGGTTGGACAGACCGGAAGCTCGGGGGCCGGGTGGCTACGGGGAATTCGCCAGCGTCGCTGGCTCTTCCGAGCCAATGCAGCTAGCGCGTAGCCACCTCACATGTCCATGAAGCTATCAATTTCGCGGACCACCTCCTTCCTTGTGTACGGCCGACCGTACCCGCCGCCTTGCGAGCCCACAACAGAATTCAGCGCTTAGCGATCGCTGACGATGGCTGCGTCGACCAGTTCGGCGAATTCTGCGGCCATCGGGGATGGCGGCAGTGGCCGGCCGTCGAGCGTGTGCACGCGGGCCGCCAGGGTCATGCTCGATATCAGCCAGATCCCTTGGGCCGCAAGCAGATCCGGGACACGCAGTGCGCGATAGTCGCAGTCGTAGCCCTTGGCCCGGGCCACCTCGAAGAGGGCCTGCTGCGTGGTGCCGCGCAGGATCGGATACCACGGCGGCGGCGTCAGCAGGCAGGGATTCCCCCCTGCGCCGGTTGCGGATTCGGCGACGATCACCACCGTCGAACGCGGGCCTTCCAGGATGTAGCCGTCGGAGCTGACGAAGATGACGTCGCCGGCGCCCTGCCGGGCTGCATGGCGCAGGACGGCCATGTTGACCGCATAGGACAGCGTTTTCGCGCCGGCCAACAGCCACGGCATCGCGTCGACACCGGCGGCGGGCAATCCGCGGTTCAGCGTGACCGCCGCGACCCCGTCGCGGCGAACCGCGGTCACCCTTTCGGGCACCGCGCTGACCATCACGTAGGCCGTCGGTGGTGAGCCGCTCTCGCGGCCGCGGCTGTAGATCAAGCGCATCGCGCCCTCGTCGCCGGTGCCCGCGGTCCACTGCCGCGTGGCCGCGTCGATCGCGCGCCGCCAGCTCGGGAGGTCCGGCTCGGGCATGTCCATCGATTTGGCCGACTGAATCAGCCGCTGCAGATGCGACTCGACCAGACACGCCCCGCCGTCGCGAACCAGCAGCGTCTCGAAGATGCCGTCGCCGCGAACCGCGGCCAGGTCGTCGGCGTGCAGCAGCGGCGTGTCCGGCGGATGTATCCCGCCGTCCAGCGTGACGATCACGCCCGTCTGGCCTGCCATGGAAAGGGAGCCTAGCCGCCGGCTGCAGGCTCGTCGGCGCGGGCGACGCACGCCGACCGTAAAGTTGAGGTGTGAACGCAGTTCCCGCACCCGATCCCGGACCCGACGCGGGCGCGGTCTGGCATTACGGCGACCCGCTGGGCGAGCAGCGCGCGGCCCAAACCGATGCGGTGTTGATCGACCGCTCGCACCGCCGCGTGCTCACCCTGACCGGCAAAGACCGGCAGACCTGGCTGCACAGCATCTCCACCCAACACGTCAGCGAACTCCCCGAGGGCGCCAGCACGCAAAACCTCAGCCTCGACGGCCAGGGCCGGGTCGAGGACCACTGGATCCAGACCGAGCTGGGCGGCACCACCTACCTCGACACCGAACCGTGGCGGGGGGAGCCGCTGCTGGAGTACCTGCGCAAGATGGTGTTCTGGTCCGAGGTCACCCCGAGCGGCGCGGACATGGCGGTGCTGTCACTGCTGGGTCCACGGCTGGCCGACGGGGCGGTGCTCAACGCGCTCGGCCTGGACGCTTTGCCCGCCGAACCGATCGCGGTTCCCCTTGCAAGCGGTGGCTTTGCCCGACGGATGCCGAGCGCCGTTGCCGGGCAGATCGAACTGGACCTGATGGTGCCGCGCGGCGAGTCGGCCGGCTGGCAGGACCGCCTGGCGCGGGCGGGCGTGCGGCCGGCGGGGGTGTGGGCGTTTGAAGCCCACCGAGTAGCGGCGCTGCGCCCGCGGCTCGGCGTCGACACCGACGAGCGCACGATCCCACACGAGGTGGGTTGGATAGGCGGTCCCGGCGCGGGGGCCGTGCATCTGGACAAAGGTTGCTACCGCGGGCAGGAGACCGTCGCGCGGGTGCACAATCTGGGTCGACCGCCCCGGACGCTGGCGTTGTTACACCTCGATGGCTCGGTGGAGCGGCCCTCGACGGGTGATGCGGTGCTCGCCGGCGGCCGTGCCGTCGGACGCCTCGGCACCGTGGTCGAGCACGTGGACCTTGGGCCGGTGGCGCTGGCGTTGCTGAAGCGCGGGTTGCCCGCCGACACCGAATTGGCGACCGGCCCGCAGGCCGCGGTCGCCGCGGCGATCGACGCCGATTCCCTGCCTTCCACCGAACGGATCGGCGCGGGACGGTTGGCCATTGAACGGTTGCGGGGCGGTGCGAGATAATCGGCGATGACGTCCGCCACAGCGGGCAGGGGGCGCCAACGCCCGACCATGAGGCACGGTAAACTGTCGGCAGGATAATAACGACACCAAGAGATCGGAGCCGCCTACTCGTTAGGCCGCTCCGTTATTGCGCGAGGGGGTTCCCCCATGGGCCGCGGCCGGGCTAAGGCAAAGCAGACCAAGGTTGCTCGAGAACTCAAATACAGTTCCCCGCAGACCGACTTCCAGCGGCTTCAGCGCGAGCTGTCAGGAACGGCCGACGAAGCCGACGAATTGGACGACGACGGCGCCGGCGAGTCATGGGACGTCGAGGGCGACTGGCGCCGCTAGAACTTCCGGAACTTCCGGCCCCTGCCGACGCAAGCCTCAGCACGGTATTAATCCCGGTTTTTAAAATCTTGGGTGCTGCCCGACCAGCTTTGCCCGCGGGCCTTCCTTTCCGCCTTTGCAGACGGCGCCCAACACCCAGCAGTCCAGGTGCCGCGCGGTCAATATGGCCAAGGCGCGATCGGTGTCCTCGGGAGCGACGACGGCGACCATGCCGACGCCCATGTTGAACGTCTTTTCCATCTCCTCGCGCGTCACCCGGCCGCGCTGGGCGATCATGGCGAACACCGGCGCGGGTGTCCACGTGCCGCGGTCGATCTCGGCGACCAGCCCGTGCGGGATGACGCGTTGCAGGTTGCCGGCCAGCCCGCCGCCGGTGACGTGGCAGAACGTGCGGACGTGGGTTTCGGCGGCCAGGGCCAGGCAGTCCTTGGCGTAGATCCGGGTGGGTTCGAGCAATTCTTCGCCCAGGGTGCGGCCGAACTCCTCGACGTAACCGGCCAGGTTCATCCGGTCGATCTCGAGCAGGACCGTGCGGGCCAGCGAGTAGCCGTTGGAATGCAGGCCCGAAGAGCCCAGCGCGATGATGGTGTCACCGGGTTTGACGCGGTCGGGCCCCAGCACGTCGTCGGCCTCGACGACTCCGATGCCGGTGGCCGAGATGTCGTAGTGGTCCGGCTCCATCAGCCCGGGGTGTTCGGCGGTTTCGCCGCCAAGCAGCGCGCAGCCCGCGCGCACACATCCCTCGGCGATACCGCTGACGATCGCGCTCAGGCGTTCCGGCACCGTCCGGCCGACCGCGATGTAGTCCTGCAGGAACAGAGGCTCGGCGCCGCACACCACGAGGTCGTCGACCACCATCGCGACCAGGTCGAGGCCGACGGTGTCGTGCTTGTCCATCGCCTGGGCGACCGCCAGCTTGGTGCCGACACCGTCGGTCGAGGCGGCCAGCACCGGTTCGCGGTAGTCGCCGCGCAGGGCGAACAATCCGGCGAATCCGCCCAGCCCGCCACGCACCTCGGGTCTGGTGGCCTTGGTTGCCAGCGGCTTGAACAACTCGACGGCGCGGTCACCGGCTTCAATGTCCACCCCGGCCGACGCGTAGGTGATGCCCTGGCTGCCCGGGTTGCGTCCGGGGCTTTTTCCGGGATCCGTCATCGCGATAAAGGCTACCGGGCGGCGCTGACCGCCGGTGCCAAACGTCTTTGAAGGAAGTACGAAGGGCGCCGTCAGCGCGCGACCGGCACTTCGTCGGGTACCAGCTCGTCGAGCTCGGCCCCGCGTGCGGCGCTGGCAAGCATGTGCTCGATGACGTTCTTGCCCAGCGCGCTCTCGCCGGGCAGTTCGATCGGGTACCTGCCGTCGAAGCAGGCGGTGCACAGCCGTGACGCGGGCTGCTCGGAGGCCGCGATCAGCCCCCGCAGCGAGATGTAGCCCAGCGTGTCGGCCCCGATGGCGTGCCGCACCGCCTCGAGCATCTCCTCTTTGTCCTCGACGGCATTGGCGATCAGCTCGGCCGGCGACGGGAAGTCGATGCCATAGAAACAGGGCCATTTCACCGGCGGTGAGGCGATGCGCACGTGCACCTCGACGGCGCCGGCCTCGCGCAGCATTCGCAACAGTGCGCGCTGGGTGTTGCCCCGCACGATCGAGTCGTCGACGACGATGAGCCGCTTGCCGCGGATCACCTCTTTGAGCGGGTTGAGCTTCAGCCGGATGCCGAGCTGGCGGATGGTTTGCGACGGCTGAATGAATGTGCGCCCGACATAAGCGTTTTTCATCAGGCCCTGCCCGTACGGGATGCCGGACTCCTGCGCGTATCCGACGGCGGCGGGCGTGCCCGATTCCGGGACGCCGATCACCAGGTCGGCGTCGACGGGACGTTCACGGGCCAGCCGACGGCCGATCTCCACCCGGGTGGCGTGCACGGACCGGCCGGCGATCGTGCTGTCCGGGCGCGCCAGGTAGACGTACTCGA
The nucleotide sequence above comes from Mycobacterium malmoense. Encoded proteins:
- a CDS encoding DUF1416 domain-containing protein, with product MCSGPKQGLTLPASVDLEKETVITGRVVDRDGQAVGGAFVRLLDSSDEFTAEVVASATGDFRFFAAPGSWTVRALSAAGNGDAVVTPSGAGIHEVDVKVA
- a CDS encoding FABP family protein; the protein is MFQAAERAKVTASRNIPAFDDLPVPADTANLREGANLNDALLALLPLVGVWRGEGEGRGHDGDYRFGQQIVVSHDGGDYLNWEARSWRLDDRGDYQEPGLREAGFWRFVRDPDDPTESQAIELLLAHSAGYIELFYGRPRTQSSWELVTDALARSRSGLLVGGAKRLYGIVEGGDLAYVEERVDADGGLVPHLSARLSRFAG
- a CDS encoding sensor domain-containing protein, whose product is MALFISYSSQDRSTVDALTAALRRGQQQVWFDQELGGGDAWWNKILEQIRSCDVFIVALSNNWLQSKPSQSELRYAQALNRPILPVRIGDIDSMRVNPLAALQIIDYQNPTVDAGIQLVTAVHSLQAKPQPVPFGYITRLGNTLAEKELSPQQQTQLLIELRQGLDEDGEDPSARSDIAQLLRMLRLRHDVTYRTRTEIDNVLASIEATEAGSSAGASAAPEAQAQTPTGPTQAGAQTVSQRPARPSSTAAAGAGAAKDGGINKRLIIIGGAALAVIAVIAIVAVLATQGGKSKPAPTAAAPNTNPNAVNLGSYLLGPTDIGTVVADPNMVVSDKTSGMRNPRWTLSNPDCMGAYEPIADAAYKASGYSAVAGQAVHTAGEDPTHRVFESVVAFPSADKAGAFVQTSADKWKACAGQPVTLTVNGKSTGWTFGDVTGTVPRIAQRRTQTEGTRICHHVLRAASDVVIDVLVCGPDVETGQAGRIAEQISAKVGQ
- a CDS encoding aminodeoxychorismate lyase — encoded protein: MIVTLDGGIHPPDTPLLHADDLAAVRGDGIFETLLVRDGGACLVESHLQRLIQSAKSMDMPEPDLPSWRRAIDAATRQWTAGTGDEGAMRLIYSRGRESGSPPTAYVMVSAVPERVTAVRRDGVAAVTLNRGLPAAGVDAMPWLLAGAKTLSYAVNMAVLRHAARQGAGDVIFVSSDGYILEGPRSTVVIVAESATGAGGNPCLLTPPPWYPILRGTTQQALFEVARAKGYDCDYRALRVPDLLAAQGIWLISSMTLAARVHTLDGRPLPPSPMAAEFAELVDAAIVSDR
- a CDS encoding YgfZ/GcvT domain-containing protein; translated protein: MNAVPAPDPGPDAGAVWHYGDPLGEQRAAQTDAVLIDRSHRRVLTLTGKDRQTWLHSISTQHVSELPEGASTQNLSLDGQGRVEDHWIQTELGGTTYLDTEPWRGEPLLEYLRKMVFWSEVTPSGADMAVLSLLGPRLADGAVLNALGLDALPAEPIAVPLASGGFARRMPSAVAGQIELDLMVPRGESAGWQDRLARAGVRPAGVWAFEAHRVAALRPRLGVDTDERTIPHEVGWIGGPGAGAVHLDKGCYRGQETVARVHNLGRPPRTLALLHLDGSVERPSTGDAVLAGGRAVGRLGTVVEHVDLGPVALALLKRGLPADTELATGPQAAVAAAIDADSLPSTERIGAGRLAIERLRGGAR
- a CDS encoding DUF3073 domain-containing protein is translated as MGRGRAKAKQTKVARELKYSSPQTDFQRLQRELSGTADEADELDDDGAGESWDVEGDWRR
- the purM gene encoding phosphoribosylformylglycinamidine cyclo-ligase, with the protein product MTDPGKSPGRNPGSQGITYASAGVDIEAGDRAVELFKPLATKATRPEVRGGLGGFAGLFALRGDYREPVLAASTDGVGTKLAVAQAMDKHDTVGLDLVAMVVDDLVVCGAEPLFLQDYIAVGRTVPERLSAIVSGIAEGCVRAGCALLGGETAEHPGLMEPDHYDISATGIGVVEADDVLGPDRVKPGDTIIALGSSGLHSNGYSLARTVLLEIDRMNLAGYVEEFGRTLGEELLEPTRIYAKDCLALAAETHVRTFCHVTGGGLAGNLQRVIPHGLVAEIDRGTWTPAPVFAMIAQRGRVTREEMEKTFNMGVGMVAVVAPEDTDRALAILTARHLDCWVLGAVCKGGKEGPRAKLVGQHPRF